TAGTCAATCAGAAAATTGAACTGGAAGCCTTGGAGTCGGGTGCTACAGACTATATCAACAAGCCTTTTAATATTAACCTGCTGCGTTCAAAATTAGCGCAGATACTCCATCAACAACAGACAATGGTAAAACGGTATAAAAAACAGATTAATGTTAATCTGACGCAGCCCGATATCGCATCTGCTGATGAACAATTTATCCGTGCGCTGGTAATGGAAATTGAACAGGATCTCAGTGACTCTTCGCTTTCTGTCGAACTGCTTGCCAAAAGAATGAACATCACACGCGTAGGGCTTTATAAAAAGGTGCTTGCCATCACAGGCTATTCACCGATGGAATACATCCGACATATTCGGCTCAAACGTGCCATGCATCTGGTTCAGAACTCGAAATTATCGATGGCTGAGATCGCTTATGAAGTAGGATTCGGAAATCCGAAACAATTCAGCAAATATTTTAAATCTGCATTTGGTAACCTGCCGTCTTTTTATCGAAAAAGCTTGTAAATAAGTGAATTGTCGATAGTGTTTTCCGCCAGTATCCCCGCATAAGTTAACAAAATAACCCCTAAAAGTTAACAAAATATACCCTTTATACAACCGGTTGCATTCTATATTTGATCTGTTCTTTCAATAGGAAAGGACGCGTAATAACCAAGGGAATATAATAACCAATAAATCTTATTTAAATGCGCAACTTAACGTACGCTTTAAGTGGTTTGATGCTCTTCGCAATCGTGCAGCAGGGATTTAGCCAAGCCAATAAAGCTCATTATGAAAAAATGCCTTCCGGTATTAAGGTCAGCTTCAAAAATTCGGAGACCTCCATTGATCAGGATATTTATTTGGATGTCGTAACCGACAAGATTGTGCGTGTCACAGCTGTTCCAGCTGGTGCAGTCTTACCGGAACAAACGAGCTTAGTGATCGTCGATTCACTGCGCCGGCAAGTAAAATCACTCGCGGTAAGCTCGACCGACTCAACGGTAAATGTACAAACGGCCAATATGCAGGCAGTGGTTTCCTTGATGAACGGCAAAGTGGAATTTTTTGACCTTAAGGGGCAATCCATCCTTAAAGAAGCAAAGCGGAATTCAAGTTCTTTTTTAGCCAATAGTTATCAAGGTGATGCATTTTATCACATTAACCAAGACTTTATTGTCCATGCGGAAGAGGGGATCTATGGACTCGGCCAACATCAGAATGCGGTGATGAACTATAACCGTGGCAAACAGGTTTCGCTGCTGCAGTACAATACAGAAATCGGAATACCCTTTTTACTGTCCACTAACAACTATGGCATTTTATGGCACAATTACTCCATTACAAAAGCGGGCGACGTGAGGCCGTTATTGCCTTTAAATGCTTTTAAGTTGCAGTCAAAAGAAGGAGAGCCGGGTTGGCTCACGGCAACCTATGTAAATCGGAACAAGGACGAAGAAGTGTATCTATCCCGACCGGAATCGATTATCGACTATGGCTACCTAACAGATCAGCACAAATTTCCAAAGAGCGTAAAGCTGGCCGAAAGCAAAGTCATCTATGCCGGAAATTTCTCTTCGCCCTATACTGGCAAACATGTGCTGCATTTTAAATATTCAGGTTATATGAAAGTTTGGATTGATGGCGAGCAGGTCGCTGACCGCTGGCGGCAATCCTGGAACGCAGGTACTTTTGAAATAGAAAGAGACCTGCAGAAAGATAAAACTTACCAGATCCGAATGGAATGGATACCTGATGGGGGTGAATCTTATTTTACCTTAAATTGGCAGAGCCCCATTCCAGAAGCGCGTAAAAACGTATTTTCCTTTAATTCAGAAGCCGGAGATGCCATTGATTATTACTTTGTACAGGGCGCATCAATGGATGAGGTCATTGCAGGTTATCGCCACTTGTCCGGCAAGGCACCGATTATGCCGATTTGGAGCTTTGGATTTTGGCAGAGCAGAGAACGTTACAAGACACAAGCGGAAATTGAGGAGGTCGCGGCTGAATTTCGCAAACGTAAGATTCCGATCGACAATATTGTGCAGGATTGGTCTTACTGGGCTGAAAACGACTGGGGGAGCCAAAAATTTGATGTAAAGCGTTTTCCAGACCCTCTGGCCATGGTGAAGAAGCTGCATGATCAGCGCTTTAAGATCATGATTTCGGCCTGGCCCAAAATCAATGAAGAGTCTTCCGTATACCAAGAATTTAAAGCCAACAAATGGATCTATCCGCGAAATATTTATGACGGCCGTAAAGATTGGATCGGAAAGGGCTATACCTCGACATTTTATGATCCTTTCAACAAAGCGGCACGCGATGGGTTCTGGAAATTGTTGGACAACAATCTTTTCAAAATTGGGATCGATGCCTGGTGGATGGATGCGAGTGAGCCAGATATTCACTCGAATATTGATCTGGACGAGCGTAAATCGGTCTTTCAGCCAGCTATAGGATCATCTGTTCGCTACTATAATGTGTTCCCTTTGCAAAATGCCAAGGGTATCTACGAGGGCCAGCGTGAAACAGATCCTAACAAACGGGTGTTTATTCTGACGCGATCCTTTTTTGCAGGGCAGCAGCGCTATGCGGCGGCGGCCTGGAGCGGCGATATTGCTTCGAGATGGCATGACATGAAAGATCAGATTGCTGGGGGCATCAATTTCTCGATGTCCGGTACACCTTATTGGACGATGGATGCAGGTGGCTTTTTGGTTGAAAATAGGTTTCACAAACCTGATGCAGCGGACTTGGAGGAGTGGCGCGAGCTGAATAGCCGCTGGTACCAATACGGGGCATTCTTGCCTTTATTCAGGGCGCATGGACAATATCCCTACCGCGAGCCGTATAATATCGCTCCTGTGGATCATCCGGCCTATAAAAGCATGATCTATGCGATCAATCTACGGTATAAATTACTGGCCTATAATTATAGTCTTGCCGCAAAGACTTTTTTTGATGACTATTCGATGATACGTGGACTTGCCATGGATTTCCCCCAGGACAAAGATGGATTCGACCGCAATGACCAATACCTTTGGGGACCATCTTTGCTCATCAGTCCTGTCACTGAAAAAGGTGCGAGCTCACGCAAGATACACTTTCCAAAAGGAACCAGCTGGTATGATCTATACAGTGGCAAGATGGTAACAGGTGGGCAGGATCTGCTTGTTGCTGCACCATACGAACGTATCCCTGTTTATGTCAGAGCCGGAGCAATATTGCCTATTGGACCGGTCATGCAGTATACTGCCGAGAAAAAGCCGGATGTA
The Sphingobacterium multivorum genome window above contains:
- a CDS encoding glycoside hydrolase family 31 protein, which produces MRNLTYALSGLMLFAIVQQGFSQANKAHYEKMPSGIKVSFKNSETSIDQDIYLDVVTDKIVRVTAVPAGAVLPEQTSLVIVDSLRRQVKSLAVSSTDSTVNVQTANMQAVVSLMNGKVEFFDLKGQSILKEAKRNSSSFLANSYQGDAFYHINQDFIVHAEEGIYGLGQHQNAVMNYNRGKQVSLLQYNTEIGIPFLLSTNNYGILWHNYSITKAGDVRPLLPLNAFKLQSKEGEPGWLTATYVNRNKDEEVYLSRPESIIDYGYLTDQHKFPKSVKLAESKVIYAGNFSSPYTGKHVLHFKYSGYMKVWIDGEQVADRWRQSWNAGTFEIERDLQKDKTYQIRMEWIPDGGESYFTLNWQSPIPEARKNVFSFNSEAGDAIDYYFVQGASMDEVIAGYRHLSGKAPIMPIWSFGFWQSRERYKTQAEIEEVAAEFRKRKIPIDNIVQDWSYWAENDWGSQKFDVKRFPDPLAMVKKLHDQRFKIMISAWPKINEESSVYQEFKANKWIYPRNIYDGRKDWIGKGYTSTFYDPFNKAARDGFWKLLDNNLFKIGIDAWWMDASEPDIHSNIDLDERKSVFQPAIGSSVRYYNVFPLQNAKGIYEGQRETDPNKRVFILTRSFFAGQQRYAAAAWSGDIASRWHDMKDQIAGGINFSMSGTPYWTMDAGGFLVENRFHKPDAADLEEWRELNSRWYQYGAFLPLFRAHGQYPYREPYNIAPVDHPAYKSMIYAINLRYKLLAYNYSLAAKTFFDDYSMIRGLAMDFPQDKDGFDRNDQYLWGPSLLISPVTEKGASSRKIHFPKGTSWYDLYSGKMVTGGQDLLVAAPYERIPVYVRAGAILPIGPVMQYTAEKKPDVLDVYVYAGANGHFSLYEDEGSNYNYEKGKYSRIDFSYDNSTKTLSVANRQGDFDGMLTKRKFNFIFVSDSNAVGLDVSPAKPTVVTYAGKALQVKLK